TTTGATTTTCGCCCTACATAACATATGACTGAATTCATCAGGTAGACACTAGTCACTCCCTTGTTATGATTTGCGATCCATCTGTGTTCTGGTTTATATTTTTGGAGCTCTCCTTCGAGGTGTAAGAGCATGAGCATTGGTGAACCCCTTCTGGGGTTCATCCAATTTTTTTAATATTTTTTTGTGGGACCATGAAAAGTTATGAACCAGTATTTGTTGTTTTCTGCATTATTGAACCCGAATAAGGAGTTCATAGGAATAAAATAATAATATTAATTTATAAAAAAAAATTATAAATTATTCAGAATACATGAATAAAATATTAAAATATATTACAAAATTTTGAAAACTTTTTATTTAATACATTAAGAGTAGATTACATAAATAGAGAAATTCAAGAACATACAAAGTTTATTCATCTTCATCACCAAACTTTTGCCAAATATTTTTCACTAAATCAGCTTTCAAACGATCATGCTTCTCTAAATCTCGAACTTCTCTGCGGACGCCTAACATATCATTGACATGAATACTATCTCTACTTCTCACTCTCAAACTTCTGCTGGACTCTCTTGACTGGAACTCAGATGTATTAATTTGAGCGTATCCGTCTCGTTCATTCTCTACTATCATATTGTGCAATATGACACAAGTTCTCATTATCTTTCCTATCTTTTCCTTGTCCCATAGTAGAGCTGGGTTTTTAACAATTGCAAACCTCGATTGCAATACTCCAAAAGCCCGTTCGACATCTTTTCTGGCAGATTCTTGCTTCTCTGCAAATTTCTCGGCTTTAGGACCTTGAGGAAGTGGGATGGATTTGATAAATGTTGCCCAATTTGGATAAATTCCGTCAGTAAGATAGTAGGCCATACGATAAGTGTGGTTGTTCACCTTGAACTTAACTTTAGGTGCTCGACCATGTAAGATGTCATCAAAAACAGGTGACTGATCAAGAACATTGATATCGTTAAGGGTACCCGGTAAGCCGAAAAATGCGTGCCATATCCAAAGATCTTGTGATGCCACAGCTTCTAAGACTATTGTCGGCTTTCCTGAACCACGTGTGAACTGACCTTTCCAAGCCGTTGGGCAGTTTTTCCACTTCCAGTGCATACAGTTGATGCTGCCTATCATCCCCGGAAACCCCCGTACCTCTCCAACATCGAGTAATCATTGAAGATCCCCGGCTGTAGGTCTTCGTAGATACTCATCTCCAAACAATTGTATTATTGCATCAGTGAAATTTGCCAAACATAAACGTGATGTACTGTCACCAAGTCGGAGGTATTCGTCATATGTATCTCCCGACTGACCATATGCGAGCATACGTATAGCTGCCGTACACTTTTGAAGTGCAGATAGGCCGTTCCTTCCGCAAGCATTTCGTCTTTGCTGAAAGTATGGAACTTCATTACTTATACGTTCGAGAGTGCGGAGGAACAATGACTTGTTCATTCAAAAACGCCTCCTAAACATTTCCGGTGGGTATGTAGGATTTTCCGTGAAATAATCGTTCCATAGTTGATTGTGTCCAATTTCCCGATCTCTTTCGATATAAGCTCGTCTCGTCAACTTGTTGGGTGGAGCATGAAGCACTGAGTCGATGAAATTATCAACTACTTGGTCGACCATTTCTTCTAAAGCTTCATCTACTTCATCACTTGATGAGGAAGACATAGTTGATTTTTTTCTTCCTAAAATGAAATAAAATGATTTATTCTATCAATATCTTTTTTTTTCATTAATCTATAAAGTTTGGCTATATCCAATTTTTTTTTCAGTTTTCTTTCATTTAAAACTATAATTTGTTTCACAATCCTTTTTTTTTACATTAATAGTTTCAGTAATTTTTTTTTCATAAATTGCAGTTTTTTCACTTACCTTGTGGGTTTGAAGGGCACGACCTTTGCTTGGTTGAATTCAATTCGAACAGAGCTTTGAAGCTTTCCTTGTTGATGGTCACGAGCTTTGTTTGGTTGTTACTTGGTTGTTGCTTCCTTGTTGCGAGTTGTGGAGAAAGAAAGAAGAGAAGAGAGCTTGTTGGTCACAAGCTTTGCTTGTTGCTTGTTTGTTGTTATGGAGAAAGAAAGAAGAGAAGAGAAGAGTCATAGTTTATATCAGTGAATCTAGAGAGACATATTGAAAACACAAAGCTTCAACAAGCTTATATAGAGAGAGTTATAGTACATCCGTGAATCAAGTGCAGAGTTACAACATTTTAAAAACACAACAAGCCAAAGTGTAGAATGAAACAAAAACCTACACTTCCCGTGATTAAAAACTGACATCTACTCCTAGTACCCGTGGCTACAACTGACCGCAACCACCAAAAACCTTCCAACCCGTGACCTGCAAAAGAAAAGACAACAGATTCAATAAAGCAAAACACAATAATACACTACAACAACACAAAGAAAACAGAACATATGCAATAAAGAAGATCAAAATCATACACACTAGACATCAAGCATTTCAGAGATGAGTTTATTCTTGAGAGCCACTTCATGATCAGTTAGTGTGTCAATATTTTTTGCTAAGACACGATCAAGGAAGAGAGCTTGTTGTTGGCCAATCGCTTGCTCTTTCTGAGCGGTTTCATGGCATCCTACAAACTTGCAGACCTCCGCATTAACCCTTCCCCACCTCTGCTTACATTGACCCCACGGTCTAGGAAGGGAGCCAATGAGCTGAGGACTTGAATTGAAATAGTCCTCTATTCTCTTCCAAAACTTGCCTAACTTCTGTTCATTACTCGCTATGGGATCCTTGCTGGTGTTCAACCAAGCACTGATCAACACTATGTCTTCTTTTGTTGACCACTTTCTTCGTTCCGCGGATTTAACAGCTGGCACAGCAGAGTCTACGTCTATAGGTGGACTGCTTTGCGAAGCTAG
The DNA window shown above is from Brassica oleracea var. oleracea cultivar TO1000 chromosome C3, BOL, whole genome shotgun sequence and carries:
- the LOC106329741 gene encoding glutathione S-transferase T3-like, translating into MNPFSPNSSTGFVNLLASQSSPPIDVDSAVPAVKSAERRKWSTKEDIVLISAWLNTSKDPIASNEQKLGKFWKRIEDYFNSSPQLIGSLPRPWGQCKQRWGRVNAEVCKFVGCHETAQKEQAIGQQQALFLDRVLAKNIDTLTDHEVALKNKLISEMLDVTGWKVFGGCGQL